One segment of Streptomyces bathyalis DNA contains the following:
- a CDS encoding ROK family transcriptional regulator: MTARPANAHQARLLRLLRDGGPNSRAELGDHVDLSRSKLAVEIDRLLETGLVVADGLAASRGGRRSHNVRLAPELRFLGVDIGATSVDVAVTNPELEILGHVNQPMDVREGPVAVFDQVLALVAKLRDSGVADGFAGAGIGVPGPVRFPEGVPVAPPIMPGWDGFPVREALSQELGCPVMVDNDVNLMAMGEMQAGVARSVRDFFCVKIGTGIGCGVVAGGEVHRGTTGSAGDIGHIQVELEGRPCPCGNRGCLEAYFGGAALARDAEAAARDGLSPELSTRLEAVGRLSAEDVATAAAAGDGTSLDLIRDGGARVGQVIAGLVSFFNPGLVVIGGGVTGLGHTLLASIRTQVYRQSLPLATGNLPIVLGELGPVAGVTGAARLISDHLFSPA; this comes from the coding sequence ATGACTGCTCGGCCCGCGAACGCGCACCAGGCGCGACTGCTCCGCTTGCTGCGTGACGGCGGTCCGAACTCCCGCGCCGAACTGGGCGACCACGTCGACCTCTCCCGTTCCAAGCTCGCCGTGGAGATCGACCGGCTGCTGGAGACGGGGCTCGTCGTAGCCGACGGGCTCGCGGCCTCCCGCGGCGGTCGGCGCTCGCACAATGTGCGCCTCGCTCCGGAACTCCGTTTCCTCGGCGTCGACATCGGCGCCACCTCCGTCGATGTGGCAGTGACGAACCCCGAGTTGGAAATACTGGGGCACGTCAACCAGCCGATGGACGTGCGTGAGGGCCCCGTCGCCGTCTTCGACCAGGTGCTCGCCCTGGTCGCCAAGCTCCGTGACTCCGGCGTCGCCGACGGCTTCGCCGGTGCGGGGATCGGTGTCCCCGGGCCTGTGCGCTTCCCGGAGGGCGTCCCGGTCGCGCCGCCGATCATGCCCGGCTGGGACGGATTTCCCGTGCGGGAAGCCCTCAGCCAGGAACTCGGCTGCCCGGTCATGGTCGACAACGACGTGAACCTCATGGCGATGGGCGAGATGCAGGCCGGAGTCGCCCGCTCCGTGAGGGACTTCTTCTGCGTGAAGATAGGCACCGGCATCGGATGCGGTGTCGTGGCCGGTGGTGAGGTGCACCGCGGCACCACCGGAAGCGCCGGCGACATCGGGCACATACAGGTCGAGTTGGAGGGACGCCCCTGCCCTTGCGGCAACCGCGGCTGCCTCGAGGCCTACTTCGGGGGTGCCGCACTCGCACGTGACGCCGAGGCCGCCGCGCGCGACGGGCTCTCGCCGGAACTCTCGACCCGGCTCGAGGCCGTCGGTCGGCTCAGCGCCGAGGACGTCGCCACCGCGGCCGCCGCGGGCGACGGCACCTCTCTCGATCTCATCCGCGACGGCGGCGCCCGCGTCGGCCAGGTCATCGCCGGCCTCGTCAGCTTCTTCAACCCCGGACTCGTCGTCATCGGCGGCGGTGTGACCGGGCTCGGCCACACGTTGCTCGCCAGCATCCGCACACAGGTCTACCGCCAGTCGCTGCCCCTGGCGACCGGCAATCTCCCCATCGTCCTGGGCGAGTTGGGTCCCGTCGCCGGTGTGACCGGAGCGGCCCGCCTCATCAGCGACCACCTCTTCTCACCGGCCTGA